TATTGTCTAGGCCACCACCTATTACTCTAATGGTCATAGGAGACGCCACCTTAGAGTTAAAATATTGAATAGTCTTGCCTTTCAACAACAACTGATAGTCTTTCTTTGAAATAGACAATGATGAACCCGACCTCAATCGGTTAACAACCCGGTAATTGGGTTCCACTGGCTTAGAATTCTCAGAGTTTGAAACACTTAAAACATCTTCCATCATCTCCTCTGCTCCTTCCAATACTGCAGACATGAGATTTTCCTCAACAACACTTGAACTTTCCGACAAATGCTTGTCTTTCATGATAGATAAAACTGGCTCACTTACTGTACTATTCAATCCCAAGCGAACGTCACACCCAATTTTCTCAGACATAATATGCTCCTTTTCATGAAGCTGAACTTGATCAATGGTATGTTCTTTCACCAATTCCCCTTTAGACTTTTTCCTCGGTGGAGATAGGCCAAGTCCTAACCCAATTGGAACAtcacctaaggaatgttttcctGACACCTCCTTTTCTCGGGACTGTTTTACTTCCTCAAGCTTCTTACGAACCTCTGTATTTCTAGGATCATTATGAGAGGCCATTAACAAGTCTGGGTAGGCCAAGTCACTTCTCCCTAATTCTATAGCAGCCATGGCTCTTCTATACGAAGCTTTCACATTGTTGGGGTTGAATTCCAATATAACCGAACAAATTTTACCCACTTGCTCAAACTCCCTTTTTCTACTAAAACATGCTGCTGAATTTAGAAGAATACAGTTAGCCAGATCAAAAAATTCAGCTCTATCATCATTCTCCTCAAACTGAAAACAACCAAGTATAATTCCAGCATAACCATACTTTTCTAGAGCATCTTCTATATCTCCTTGTTTGAAAAGAAGGTTTCCTGCCTCCTTCATATCCTTTGCAAGGTCTAAGACCTCCCTAGGACTTTCcgattttgaaattaattaattaaaagttcatctTCTTCCACGAGATCTTCCCCATCAGTGAGAATTTGATTCAGCTTCCCCctaaatttattataaaattccAAGGAACACATTttaagggtccaagaaactaaACACCAGACACCAATACTCCACGCAAGAAGAAATACCAAAAGCTAAAATTCCAAAACCACAAAGCAACTAGATGCCAGAATAATACTGAACCGTAACTATGTAAATCTTAAAACAAAATAGAAGAAGAGCTCCTTTGTATATTGATTGAGAGCAATTCCGTCTACAAAAAATAAACTGCAAATCCCAGTAGGTGCAAATCCAGGTAGGATAATTATTCAAGAAGATTACTACTATAAGGCTGAGAAAGACGAACTCGCCGGAGATCAGAATAGGATGTTCAGGCCTTGCTCCGTCTCCGGCGAGCTTCAACACAAGGTAAATTGCGAGAcccaagaattttttttttagagagagaatatcGAGAGAAATCGGACTACCTTGGTTTCTGTTGCTACCGGAACTACCTCATGCTTTGTAACTTTACCCACAATAACAAGGTTTGTTAACAAACCTCAAAAAACTTTGCACAAACCTCTCCACAAACCTCACTATTGCTAATGCCCTTATCAATAGTTAAGTTCAATTTTGACATCTCCAATTAAAATATGGATTCAACGGACGGTATTATCACTGTTTGAGATTCTGAGGGCAAGTGCATTCTAACACGTTGATAGTTAAGTTCAATTTTGACATCTCCAATTAAAATATTGATTCAACGGACGGTATTATCACTGTTTGAGATTCTGAGGGCAAGTGCATTCTAACACGTtgttattaggttgtcgttGATAATGATTGTACTCACTTTTCTATTGACAAGGATAATTTTGCACTTTGACTGAAAAAGTTCAGGAAATTTCCGTTAATACCTTCTTAGTATTGATTTTTTCTAACGACACCATTTTCGATAATTGGCCTTTCCCAACAAGCCATCTtatcccgtcaaaaaaaaaaaatagagtcatCTTATGAGTTTTTGCCAAAGTGATCAATAAATAATTATATATCCGCAATCCCGCATTGAAAGAAGTTAACAGGATTTTCATGCTTAATGTAGATTGGGATGTGAAAATCACGATTCACAGTAGAGAGACATTTTGTCATCCACATATTCTCATTTTTCTAGATGCACTTGGGATTTGGAAATCACAAGGAAACAACAAACATGTGAATTGGAAATCACATGCTACGATTGTTTGGAAGAAATTGTATTGTTCACAGCCTTGCTTTATGAAGTTGGAAACGTTGATACCAAATGAGTGAATGACCTTTGTTTCAATCTTTGGTGATCTTGTGCTTCTTCGTATTCCTTCCGTTTTGTCCTAGCCAAAAAATTACTTTATCAAGACTTGGTTGTAAAATTTACACATGGATTGATAAAATAAGAATATGAGGAAAAAAAGAGAGAACAAGTGAAAAAATTTACCATTTAAGGTATGGAGTAATCTCAAAAGGACAccctaaaaaggaaaataaggCAATCGAAaagggacggatggagtatctAAAAGAACTTCCTACAAATTCCTTTTATTTAGTTTGTGCTTATATATTTGGCAACACTGGTTGAAATCGAGCCAAACTGATAAAGTAACTGAAATTGATAAACTAGCACCTTAAATTGATAAGGTGAAACTGATAACGTAATTGTTTGCATTACTTGTTTAGTAAAACTAATTTCTTAAATaccttaatttttttaatattttaattaatattatattTACTCCGTAGTTAAAACATTTCttttaaagaaaatattatattaCTTCTTTAGTTTCTGACCTTTTCACTTTCTTTGATTTTTCCAATCCACTAGATTACCAAGCCATATGTCATAGGTTCGAGCCTAAAGTGTGCGACCCGAATCAATCTAAATGTAGTCAGAGTTTGGTGAACCAGGTGTGCTATGCGTGGAAAAAAATGTCACGCTACAGTGTACTTTAATGATATATCTCTTTCTCTTTTAATTTCTCCTCTTGGTAAGTTGAACATACCAATGCTCATGCATGTCAGGCGAAAAAATTTCAGCTGACTGATTTGTAAACAATCATATTAACGTCTTAATTTCAGTCATCTAATCGTTCTTAAATAAAATTTCAACTATCTACCAAACACTTCTAATCATTTAAAATGACTAAATAAATCAAATCACCACCTTAAAATTAATATCAGCTATCTACCAAACAGAGCCAAAATCAAATCACTACCTTAAAAAAACGCAGGGAAGATATAAATACTGAATAAATCATATAATAATAAGGGTATGGGAACATCAACATGTTATACAAATTTTATCCATTAATAAATTAACAGATGAACAATAATcccacctccacctccaccaccaccaccaccaccaccaccggatAAAGAAAAATAGCACATTCTTCCCGTTTATAATACAACGAGCAACCTTCTCACCTCGCATGGCCAACAACCAACCTTCTTTCGTTTCCCCACTCGGGGCAAGGCATGCTCTAAATGCAACCATCTGGTTCTTGAATGTGTTGCAACTTTAACATGAACAACCCAAGTCACGTCTTCCGCCCAATTCTTGCAAATCTTCTGGCAACTCCAAAGATGACTGCTTTGGTCAATAGTCCTCTGTCAATAGTACATGCAAGTGCTATAGCACCACCTACAATGACAGCTCTAGGTATGTTCACTCCTGATTTCTCCGAAGAGTTTGCATCTGTGTCAAGATCTTCATCTTCAAGAGGCAGATCACTGGTTTCAGCCTCTAATAAGGCCGTGAGGTAATCTGTACTGACTCGAGTATTGTTATGAGCCATCAAAGCACTACGAGAGAGTGGAGTTTCAGATGATGATCTCTGTTTTTGGTATGCGCGCAAACCAGGGTCTATCTTTTTAACTGCATTCCACATACCCTGTCTGATTCCAAGCTTTGCAATTTCCCAAGGAATACCCATGTCTTCGTGATGGAAAAGTATTACCTCAGTTGCAGTCATTTGGCCTTCCTTTTTTTGAGATTCAGCTGGTTCATATTTGAATGATAAGTGTTTCAGTATTCACTCCCGAGGCCATATTCAAAAacttaggctccgtttgtttgaaaatgattttccatggaaaacaattttcaagggaaaacatcaATCggaaatagcttcctttgtttGTTTCGTTAGAAGAAAAattacaaagaaaaagaacatagaGTGGGAATGAGAGGAGATGAAAAGGAAATGTAAGGGATTAGAGTGGAAAATGTGGCATTCCTTCTTTTCGAAGGGAAAGTTGGTTTCCCTTAGAGAAAGTTGTTTTCCACccttaacaaaacaaacaaaaggaAAGATGGTAAATTATTTTCCGGAAAAGTGTTTTTTGTGAaaacaaacggagccttaatTACTACTAACAAAAGACATTAGTGGTTAAACTTCTACGAAAAATTCCAGATCTTAACTAAGTACCTGCACGGATGCACCAACTTGAATAAAAGAGATCGACACGCCTTGGTTTGTCTCGTCTAGGAAGAGAGGTAAAAGGTACACCCTGTGACAAACAGAAAAGGAGCAGATTCGTCAGGTTTGTTCAGCTACGTATGAACAAGAACAGCTTATAACTAGTACCCGTTAATCCTGTAAATAATACATACAGTCATCCACGCTAATGCCATTTCACAGTATAAACCTAATTTGACATCACACTGTCGGTTAATATTAAGCAATGGAAATTTTCAACAGAAATTGGGCTGGTACCATGCAACTGATGTTTGTCCCCAAGTACGAGCAACCCAGGTTGACCAGAGGATTAATAGAAACTTCAGTTTCTAAGCAACAAAAGAACCTAAACATGCACTTGCACAACACCCTAACTAATACACAACCATTTGATGGTAGTAATTGGTCCGTTACCAAATCACAAGGGAGCACAATCAGACCCCAATAGATAAGGATTTTTCATGTAAACAAAGTGAAACTTCTATTAAGGGGTACTAACACAGAGGTAGATGCAGCTTACAACTCTTTTTATGTCAATGAGGGAGGGCAAAAGTTTCAACTGATGTAACTGGAACTTGGGAAGGTCTTGAAAGCTGAACTTCTACAGTTCAATGCCGATAATGCCGTAAAAGCTATTGGAAGATGCTGCAAAAATGTTTTATGGAGGCGGCTCATTGAGCTTGTTATCCATCATGTTATGTTTCTCAATACTAAAGTGGGTATGGAGTTAAATCAAATTGTCAGAGGTATAAACTTACACACTAGTGTTTCTGAGCTTTGACTCAATAGGTATCTTCAACTTTGGCTCTATGTACGTTTAAGCTTCTTCGACTAATGGATCTATTCATCTACAATTTTATCGGGATGTTTCGATCTCCGTCTAAACATGTACTATATGAACTTCAGCTCTAGGTGTTGTGCAGGACTGGCTACAGCTCTAGGATGTATCATGCAGTTATATCTATTCAACGAACGGTTTCTTAATAgcatataaatattattgattctcATATTTTTGGAAAGCTAAGTACAACGAAATGCAAACATGGATTAAGACATTGTCAAAAAATCGCAAAAGTAAATGTTACCTTTGTGACGCAATAATAAGAACCTCCAGATTTCCAGATCCGGCGACCAATCACATATTCTCTGTCACTGCAGAAGAATGGGAACTGTACAGACCATAAATTATGAGCAAgaacaataataaataaaaaaaaaatcaaatgctTAATCCAAagagaaggggggggggggggggggggaatgatGTCGATATATACCTTGCGCACCCACTGCACTATCATAGTTCCCGTAGTCTGAGACTCCAGTACAGCATGATGTATGAGCATATCATCCCATTTGGAACGAAATTCATCGTCCCAGAAAAAATCTCTCACCATTTCTGGAGTAGCATCTTCAAACACAGTTCTACTACGATATTGAGGAGGACCAGTCTGCAATATGGACCAACAAAGGTTGTTATTATTTGATACACAGAGAATCAAACTGTCAACTCAAATTATAAAGCGAACAAACACCGAAGTATCTTAACTAGTTATAAATTGATTGACATGCcaagaaagtaaaaaaaaatatatgaaaaccAACCGGGGGATCTCTGCGCCAAGCTTGGTAGGTCATAGTTGTAGTAGAACGATCCATCATATGAATCCAAGCAGGCCCTCCATCTTGCACTTCAACCAATTGATACAAATGCCTTAAATCAGCTTCATTAACCGCATTCGACATGTTTCTCTCATGCGACAAACTGAACCATGAAATATGACCCAAAATGAATTGGCAAATCAgggaagggaaaaaaaaaaagcatttaagAAATGATGATTGAAGAGAGTAACTGATTAAAGAAGTTAACACATAAATTTTGCATGACATCCTTCTACCAAACTCTCTCATTTCAGCCTTTTGAGGTATAAGTgtataacccaagaaaccaagAACCAACTGAAAGATATTTCCAAAACTGGGGTAAAAGGCACCTTCCTTGGACAGGTTAACGTTTACTTATAACCTTATTCAAACAATAATTGGTACCAAGATATTCTCATCTCTAAGCAtcgtcattaaaaaaaaaattgtccagCAGTTTGTTCTTAAGTAAATAACTTGCTAGTGGCTGACTTGTTTGTATCATAGGTTTTCAATGCGACTCTTATTATGTTAACCAGATTAACTTACCTACAACCTCGTGAGCAAAGATG
This Spinacia oleracea cultivar Varoflay chromosome 6, BTI_SOV_V1, whole genome shotgun sequence DNA region includes the following protein-coding sequences:
- the LOC130464252 gene encoding uncharacterized protein; this encodes MKEAGNLLFKQGDIEDALEKYGYAGIILGCFQFEENDDRAEFFDLANCILLNSAACFSRKREFEQVGKICSVILEFNPNNVKASYRRAMAAIELGRSDLAYPDLLMASHNDPRNTEVRKKLEEVKQSREKEVSGKHSLGDVPIGLGLGLSPPRKKSKGELVKEHTIDQVQLHEKEHIMSEKIGCDVRLGLNSTVSEPVLSIMKDKHLSESSSVVEENLMSAVLEGAEEMMEDVLSVSNSENSKPVEPNYRVVNRLRSGSSLSISKKDYQLLLKGKTIQYFNSKVASPMTIRVIGGGLDNTMKRNYECHEKRLEDSFRVDMPQHSSIVSGLNEELENQREERLRLDGHYNLFDSNKESESESMSVTTENYHHIGDASEYRDDACFKSTASIQQDEKFDPGVKVRKKDGRCIGRKATRKQVDKKENAIVTHSYPVFSSIKVEKKRKVVTPPSDCIQRPRKKVLYASLTNSIESYASSFESCASSVESCISSDKSCNNKVICVSHEMANSQE
- the LOC110796025 gene encoding uncharacterized protein; translation: MAVISLLLEVLKKPSIWDMLFDLILLTVPLWIAVFVGVVVGWAWRPNWAIFGGSVTQKQSSSSSSASDNKGFNSIHCLTSFKSLFSSLLSRTVSNCSLEDANFNDQSCILKSSSSLSHERNMSNAVNEADLRHLYQLVEVQDGGPAWIHMMDRSTTTMTYQAWRRDPPTGPPQYRSRTVFEDATPEMVRDFFWDDEFRSKWDDMLIHHAVLESQTTGTMIVQWVRKFPFFCSDREYVIGRRIWKSGGSYYCVTKGVPFTSLPRRDKPRRVDLFYSSWCIRAAESQKKEGQMTATEVILFHHEDMGIPWEIAKLGIRQGMWNAVKKIDPGLRAYQKQRSSSETPLSRSALMAHNNTRVSTDYLTALLEAETSDLPLEDEDLDTDANSSEKSGVNIPRAVIVGGAIALACTIDRGLLTKAVIFGVARRFARIGRKT